A genomic region of Ammospiza nelsoni isolate bAmmNel1 chromosome 3, bAmmNel1.pri, whole genome shotgun sequence contains the following coding sequences:
- the PIGF gene encoding phosphatidylinositol-glycan biosynthesis class F protein — translation MREAEVRRLLAANLLCALAIVLATLGPAFLLDGFSVLGTHLAWLCVCSVCVATLNIILHLVLKPNQSPKRRSFGHKISRFLKCCVYFFMSCILFHAIIVLYGAPLIELVTETFLFAVLLSTFTTLQCLCLLGPNIQAWIRVFSKNGAMSIWESSLQITSVCSILGAWFGAFPIPLDWDRPWQVWPISCSLGATFGYMAGLIIAPLWIHWNRKQLTYKSR, via the exons ATGAGGGAGGCGGAGGTGCGGAGGCTGCTGGCTGCCAACCTGCTCTGCGCCCTGGCCATCGTCCTGGCCACGCTGGGCCCCGCTTTCCTCCTGGACGGATTCAGCGTGCTGGGAACGCACCTCGCGTGGCTGTGTGTCTGTTCTGTTTGTGTTGCTACCCTTAATATAATCTTGCACTTAGTCCTTAAACCTAATCAGTCTCCTAAGAGACGTTCCTTTGGTCACAAG ATATCCAGATTTCTAAAATGCTGTGTATACTTTTTCATGTCTTGCATACTGTTTCATGCGATTATTGTTCTTTATGGAGCACCTCTCATAGA gtTAGTGACTGAGACATTTTTGTTTGCAGTTCTTCTGTCTACATTTACTACTTTACAATGCTTGTGTTTGCTGGGACCAAACATACAGGCATGGATACGGGTATTTAGTAAAAATGG AGCTATGTCCATATGGGAAAGCAGTCTACAGATTACTTCTGTGTGCAGTATACTTGGAGCTTGGTTTGGAGCATTTCCTATTCCTCTTGACTGGGATCGGCCTTGGCAG GTATGGCCCATTTCCTGTTCCCTCGGAGCTACCTTTGGCTATATGGCTGGTCTGATTATTGCACCTCTGTGGATACACTGGAACCGGAAGCAGCTTACATACAAAAGCAGATAA
- the CRIPT gene encoding cysteine-rich PDZ-binding protein: MVCDKCEKKLGTVITPDTWKDGARNTTESGGRKLNENKALTSKKARFDPYGKNKFAICRICKSSVHQPGSHYCQGCAYKKGICSMCGKKVLDTKNYKQTSV, translated from the exons ATGGTGTGCGACAAGT GTGAGAAGAAGCTTGGAACGGTGATCACTCCTGATACATGGAAAGATGGTGCAAGAAACACTACAG aaagcGGTGGTCgtaaattaaatgaaaacaaggCATTGACCTCAAAGAAGGCAAG gTTTGATCCTTATGGAAAGAACAAATTTGCAATATGTCGGATTTGTAAGAGTTCTGTCCACCAGCCAGGGTCCCACTATTGTCAAGGATGTGCCTATAAAAAAG GCATCTGCTCAATGTGTGGCAAGAAGGTCTTGGATACGAAGAACTACAAGCAAACATCTGTCTAA